Proteins from a genomic interval of Thunnus maccoyii chromosome 1, fThuMac1.1, whole genome shotgun sequence:
- the cd81a gene encoding CD81 molecule a yields MGVEGCTKCIKYMLFFFNFIFWLAGGVILGVALWLRHDPQTSSLLGLEFDGAQAPSTFYISVHILIAVGAVMMVVGFLGCYGAIQESQCLLGTFFACLVILFACEVAAGIWGFMHKDTVSKEMINFYDSVYDKAITSTIVEQEKKQAASSVLTVFHETLDCCGKGQGTAFLTRITDTLGVTNLCPKGTTTSCHDRIQELFSDKIYLIGIAALVVAVIMIFEMIFSMVLCCGIRNSPVY; encoded by the exons ATGGGGGTCGAAGGCTGCACCAAATGCATCAAGTACATGCTCTTCTTCTTCAACTTCATCTTCTGG CTTGCAGGAGGTGTAATCTTGGGCGTGGCCCTATGGCTGAGACATGATCCCCAGACCAGCAGTCTTCTGGGACTTGAATTTGATGGAGCCCAGGCCCCCAGCACCTTCTACATCA GTGTCCACATCCTGATCGCTGTCGGCGCTGTGATGATGGTAGTCGGGTTCCTCGGGTGCTATGGTGCCATCCAGGAGTCCCAATGTCTCCTGGGAACT TTCTTCGCCTGCCTGGTCATCCTGTTCGCCTGCGAGGTTGCAGCTGGAATCTGGGGCTTCATGCACAAAGACACA GTGTCAAAGGAGATGATCAACTTCTATGACTCTGTGTACGACAAGGCCATAACATCAACTATTGTTGAACAGGAGAAGAAACAGGCAGCCTCCTCTGTGCTCACGGTCTTCCATGAGACG ctggATTGCTGTGGTAAAGGCCAGGGGACTGCTTTCCTGACCAGAATTACAGACACACTCGGCGTGACCAATTTGTGCCCCAAAGGAACTACAACT AGTTGCCACGATAGGATCCAGGAATTGTTCTCAGATAAGATTTATCTGATTGGTATCGCCGCTCTGGTGGTCGCAGTTATTATG ATCTTTGAGATGATCTTCAGTATGGTGTTGTGCTGCGGGATCCGCAACAGCCCGGTCTACTAA